ATTAAGTTAACAAGATTTAAAATTATCTATTTTCAAGATTAAAAAAATGTTAATAAATAGTTCACCAACAATTTTCGACCGTTCGTACTTGAAACAGAATTTTCAAAGTAACCATCCCACCGTGCTTGCACCACAGCGATACCTGTCGATCCAATGGATAGACGATCGTTGTTGAGATAGATTCTCAACATCACAGAAGTTTTCTCTCCTTGTTGACATAGTTGCTTCTAAGATAGAAGGCTGTTCTAAAAATAGACTTCATACACATCTGTTTTGAGAGTTGTAGTCAGGAAGAGAAGAATTGTAGCCACAGTGACTATGAATTATAGCCAAAAACGTGAAAATCAAACCTCTGTAACCACGCTGTAAAGTTCTACATAATACTTTGAATAACAGTAATATATGCGTACTCTAAACAAACTCTGGACTACAATTTTCAATCGGCTCGAAAAAGTGTAGCCAGATTGTAGCCATTTGAGAGTATTTTGGGAGTATTTGCGACCTCTTTACATACTCTGAGAAGATGTATAGGTATAGGTATAAAAGAAAAGTATCGTAACCTCAATTAGTTACGATACTTACTAACTTTGCTGGTATTTTTTGAACTCTTGTTCAGAGTACCTCACGCGGAGAAAGAGGGATTCGAACCCCCGGAGGTGTTACCCTCAACGGTTTTCAAGACCGCCGCATTCGACCGCTCTGCCATTTCTCCAAATGCACTTATTAATTCACTTATGCGGTTGCAAATGTACGACTTTTTTTGAAACTACCAAATTTTTGGATTATAAAAAAATCATTTTCTGTTTTTATATTTTGTAATAGCATATTATACAATGATTTAAAATAAAAAAACTAAAAGAGAAAATTTCGTATTGAGAATTTTTATAAAAACAAAAAAATGATTGTCAGCTATTCATATTAAATATTTTAGATTTGATAAAAGCCTGTTTAAATTTTTTTGAGTAAAATTTTATAGCGGATAATTTGACCATATTTTCTGAGTTTTCTAGCAGTAATTCATAATTTCTACATAATCTTCGATCATTGTCTAGCCAAGCAAAAGTGCGTTCTATCACCCATCTTTTAGAAATGGGATGAAAATCCTTTTTCCTTTGATCATTTCTCATAACTACCTCAATGATATAACCAAATTTATTCTTCACTTGTTCGATAATCTCTCCCCTATAACCTCCATCGGCAAGGATAATCTTTAAAGGAATGAATAAATATGCCAAAGTTCTCATCAGAAAATCTGTCGCCTTACCATCGTGAATATTGGCTACTGTGGCTATTACTTATTACTGCTAATAAAAATCCGTTTTTGTCCACTACTATATGTCGTTTAATGCCTTTCACTTTTTTGTTTCCTTCAAATCCTTTCAACGAACGATTATTGCCCCATTTTACACTCTGGCTGTCCACCATTCCGAGACTAGGTACTTTGTTTTGGTTTCTTTTAGTCCTTACTTCTTCGCGTAATTTGGAAAGAAGTAAATCAAAATCCTCTGCATTTGCCCACTTGCTATAGTAGTAGTAAACCAATTGCCATTTTGGAAAATCACCAGATAACATCCGCCATTGGCATCCTGTTTTTACAAGATACATTATGGCGTTCCAAATAGTTCTTAAATCGTGTTTTCGCTTTCTTTCATTGAAATTCAAAGTTTTTTTATAAATTGCCACTGATTGTCAGTGATATCTGTTGGATAATTTTTCATCGTAACATAATTGTTTATTCACCAAAAAATTACGAAAAAATATTTAATATCAACAGCTGACAATCATTTTTTTTGTTTTTATAAAAATTCTCAATACGAATTTTTGTAATATCTTTTTTAAACAGGCTCTAATTAAATATAGTTTTGTATATTTCACAGAAAAATAAGAGATGGATTGTCCAATTTGTAAAAGCAAAAACAAAATAAAAAATGGAATTATCAAAGGCGTTCAGAGGTATAAATGCAAAGATTGTGGCAGAAATTACACTGTTGCCCCATAAATCCACTGCCAAACTTCCGTCAGAACAAAGACTAGGTTTAATGATGTATTTGGAAGGCTTAAGCTTCAATTCTATTGGAATCGAAAAGAAGACGAGTTACCCGAGGAGGAAATTGAAAAACAAGAGCATTTTTTCAAGGAAGTGGCTGAAAATGTGGTAGATAAGGAAGCGAGATGGCTCAAAAAAGGCACAAAAACTTATTTCGGATACAAGAAACAAATTGCGGTGGATAGCAATGGTTTGGTATTGGCGGTTCATACCACACCGGCCAACAAGCACGATAGCAAAGGCTTGATTCCTTTATTAGAAAAACTTGACAATGAACGAATTAAAAAAGGCGTTTTTACTGATAAAGGCTATGCTTCCAAGGCGAATAGGGAATACCTTAAGGAAAGAAAATCCAAGGACAGGATACAGCATAAAGCACAGAGAAATAAGCCGCTAAGTAAATGGGAGAGAGTGTTTAACAAGTTGATTTCTAAGACGCGTTGGGTAGTAGAGCGTACTTTTGGGAGTCAGAAGCGATGGTTTGGTGTGGGGCAGACGCGTTTAAAAGGCTTGGACAAGGTACACACACAACATATTTTGGAAGCTATTGCCTACAATCTGAAGCGAAGTCCAAAGATGCAAATACTTCCTGCCTTTTAATGAAAAAAAGGTCCAAAAAAAGGGGATTTTGATTAAAATTGACCCCAAAAGTGAGAAAAAATGATGAAAAAGAATACAATTTCGAATTTTCAGAAACACTTTTTCTAAAAAAATCATCCGAATATGGGAAAAATAGAGGGTGGATGGTTCTTGCAAAGGTCTCAGGTTGATAACTTTCGCACGTTTTACCTAATATATATCTAAGTAATGCCCCTAATTATTTATTTCTTAGGTATTTTAATTACATACGATTTTCCTGCAGTCACCGTTAATTTATTGCTTCTGAGCCAAGAGTTATGTAATTTCAATTCTTTAAAATTAACACCATACTTTTGAGCAAAAAGGGCTAAATCATCAATACTTTCTTTAACTTCTACTTGATAAGTAGGAATTTCTAAGTACAAATCTTTAGATTCAAAATTGAAACCATATTGAGTAGGATTTTTCATAATTTCCTTAATAGCTAATATTCTAAAAACGTATCGAGAAGTTTCAGAATTTAACCATAAATCATAATAATCCGTTACTTTTTGAGCCGTGAGCTGATTGTACACCCCTGTATTACCAGCGTTGTATGCCGCAGCTGCAAGTGTCCAACTTCCCATACTTTTTTTAGATTTTTTCAAATAATCACAAGCTGCTTTAGTGGCTTTTTCCAAATGATAACGTTCATCAACTTGGTCAGTGATTTCCAATCCGTTTTCTTTAGCGGCAGCTTTCATAAACTGCCAAAAACCACTAGCTCCTGCAGGAGAAACAACATCTTGTAAACCACTCTCAATCAAGGCTAAATACTTAAAATCATCGGGAACGCCATTTTCTTTTAAAATACGTTCAATAACAGGAAAATACCGATTTGCTCTCTTAATGAACAGAAGACCATTAGATTGCCAATAAGTATTAACCAAGAGTTCTCTATCAAGACGTTCACGTACATCAGGAATATGCAAGGGGGCTTTTTCTCCAGCAAAATCGACCTCTGTGGGTAAATCCACTGCATATACGTTATATCCTTTTACAGGACGAATCTCATTATCTTTTTCATTATCAGAATCATACGAAGCAGAAGCGTTAATTAGTAATCCTCCTAAAAAGAAAACACCTAATCCGCTTAAAATATTTTTTGTAGTATTTTTCATAGCCTTTGTTTTTGAATTGAATTTTAGAATTTTTTAGAATAGATACAAAACACAGAGCATCAGGCAAATGTCTGTATCTTTTTCCTTTTTTACAAAGAAATTAACTTTTATAACTATTTTTTAATCAATTTCCTCATATTTTAACAATTTTTCCCAATGCTCATTGAACCATTTATACCTGTTAATAATCATAATATGTGTTCCTTTTTCAATGGTTATAGCATTGGAAATGTATTTGATAGGAAAAACCACATCTTTACTTCCGTGAATGTGAATAGTTCTAGGCAGTGGATTTTCTTGCTGCCAATTAACTATTTTGTCAATACTCCATTCCAAATAGAAAGGAGAGCGCATACCAATATATTTTTCATACAATTCGATACGCTTTGTTATTGAACCCGAAAAAGAAAAACGCTTCCAATACTCCATAGTATCTACCAAACTCAAAGGTAATAATTTATGTATTTTGGTGTAACGTGCCAACAACATTTTTTTGGGCAATTCGTGTTGCGTTTTTACACTCGAAATAATGATAATTTTCCGATAGGGACGTATTTTAGCTATCTCCTGCACAATAATCCCCCCAAAAGAAACCCCTATCAAAACAGGGCTCTCGTGTTTGATATTTTTGGAAAGACGAAGCGCATAATCCGCTAATGACTCTTCTTTCAGAGGGAGTATCCAGTCCAACAAATGAATTTGACAATAACTAGGAAACTCCAAAAATTCAAATATTTTAGGACTTGCCGCCATTCCAGGCATCATATAAATGTGTATGGGCTCAGGATTCATAAATTATTGGTAATATGAATTCGTTGTCATATTTTTTTTTGTAACTTTGCCTAACAAAAGTAATAAAATTACTCAAAAACACCTAACTTGGTAAAGTTATTGCTTTTTTTTTAACAACACAAAATTCATTTGAGAATTGTTTTTGTTACTTCGTTCTTGGTTTTGTTTAATATATAATTCAATAAAAGACAATGATAACATTAAAAAACAATGAGTTTTTGCGACAATTTCAGGCGCAAATCAATGAAGAAGTGGCTTTTATCGAATATGCTATACAAGAAAAGAAAATTTTTCTAACCAAAATGCACATTCCTGAAAAAGCCGCAAAAACATTTGAGGAGGCGTTTATTAAATCGGTACTTGAAGAGGCTAATAATAGGAGACTAAAAGTGGTTCCTACTTGTCCTCCTATCGTTAGTTTTTTCCGAAAAAATAAGGAATACAAAGACCTTTTACCTGTTGGTATTCGTATTTAATACAAACTTTAAACTTAATTGCATTTTGCTCATCATAGCAAAATTTACTTCTTAGAAACAGAGGTTCGATTTTCTTGCCTTAAAAGAGGGGGTTGTCTCAAATTATTCCACATTTTAAAGTGATTTGAATACTCAAAAACTCCCCTAGACGACTGCTATTTTCATAAATTATTACCCTCTATAGCATAATTAAAAGTAAAAATTTAAGACTCTATAACTCTTAAAAAATTATTTTCAAAATTATATAAATGTGAATACAAGTTAATTGGAAAAAAATATAGTATCACAAAAGGTTAATATTTTAGCAGTACAAAATCTAATTACTTACTAAATCATATTTTTTAACATTCAATAACAATAAAGTCCTTCTTATTAATTCTTTTTAACTACTTAAAACAAAATATAATGCTAATCAACTAATATTTATTGTTTTATAGGTCGTTATATTTTACCTTTACCGCGGGATAATTGTAAATATATTTGAAAAATAATTTTATGAAAAAGTTTTTTATTGCTATCTGTGTTTTTTTTGTTACATTCGCTGTAAAAGCACAATGTGATTTGAGTGATTTCACTCTAAATCAAGTACCTGGTACTTGTTATGGAAACGCAGAATTAACCGTTTCTAATCCTTCGTGTACTTCAAGTACAGAGATTCTAGCAGAGCTAATCTCGCCCGGAAATCCATCACCTAAAATTGAACCTCTCACGGGCGGAAGTTATACTTTTTCTTCTCTAAGAGCTGGTACTTATACCGTAACACTGTCTAATCAAAATACTGGTGTAAGAGGAGTTTCCAAATCTATAGAAATTACCACCTCTTACCAAAACATTGTTTGGCAATTGAACTCAATAGCTGCACCTACTTGTAGCGATGGGGTTAATGGTCGTATTCAGCTTAAAATCATTTCAGGAGGAATTGGCAGTTTTAAAGTTGAAGTTTTTGACAAATTAGGAAATTTGGTAGTTTCACAAAACAATATCCCGAAACCTACCACTGGTAATACAGCTAATATAGAATTTTTAGGAAGCGATAGTAATCCTTTAAAATCAGGAGATTATTCTTTACAAATTACCGATTTAGCTGGAGGTAACTTGGGCTGTGGGGCTATCATCAAATTGCCCATAGTTATCCCTCCTTCTACCAACTCAAATACTCTTTGTAAACTTATTGAAAGAGGAGAACTCTCTTATATTCAACTCGGTCTTGATGCCGCGGGTGATTGCAAACACCGGCTAAAAATCCAAATAAAACATCCTGGAACAAACGTTCAGTTATCAACTGAAGCTCAAAATTTTTACAAACAAGCTGGTACTGCACAAGTGTGGAATTTGACTACCAATGAAGGCCCTATTGATATTTCATCTACTCTTGAAGATGCTCTTTACATTTATCGTAATCACTATACAACTCCTTTTATGTTTAAGGAAGGACACAAGGTACGTATTCTTATTAAAGGGGCACAAAATACCATTGATGAAACTTTTATTTTAAAAGATTTAGACCCAAATAAGCCTCCTTTCCAAGAAAGAAGATTGGGTTGGTTAGGAAGCGACGCACAAGGAGCAGTCAGAGGTTGGCAAATCACTTACGTGGATAAAGAAAATACCTGCCGTGAGGCTTATGCTTTCCGATTAGGGCAAGGTGTTTCACACCGTATTTATAAAGACGATAACGATAATAGTAAAGAATATAAATACCGTTATCATCCTTGGGGTATGTACGAATTTGATTTAGATTATGCCAATCGGGCAACTACAGGAAAAACTACTCCTGACCCAGACAAACATTGGTATAAAGTAGAAAAATTAGAAGCAGGAGCTTGGACAGATGTTTCACATTTAGTAAAATGGTCTCGAGGGAAACATAGTATGCCATTAACCTTCGATGATTTTATTGCAGATTTTACTGATGCTGGTGCCCCTACCGCTACAAATCGTACAATACGGTATCGTTTTACTTATCAAGACACAAAAATAATAAATAGTGGTCCTAAAGGTTGTTTTCCAAGCTCACCTCCTGTAATGGAAATTGACGCTTATTATAAAAATAACATTAGTAACTATTTAGAAGGTATTATGACCAATGATTGGGCTATTCGTTATGGGTATGGTGCTTACGAAGGAACTTCGGCTATGTATTTGGCTACAGGGCAATATACTTACGTTTACCCTATCAAAATTAAGTTAGAGATGCTTTCTCGTGCCGATGGCAAAGCGCTGGACGCTCCGTTCCCAATGCGATTGCCTTTTATGAACCCTGAAGATGTACAAATGAAAGTGTTTGACCCTGTAGTTGAGTTTGAAGGAATTACTCCAGAGCACAATTTCTTTGGCTATGGTGATTTCCCAGCAGGGCAATACCGATTAACCATAACCGATGCTTGTGGAAATTCACATTCTATAATTAAAGATTTCGACAAATATTTAAAATATGATGATAAAATAACTATTGACCAAGGTTGTGGTAATGGTTCCGTTACTTTTGATGTAGGTGCGAAAGACCACCGAACAGGTGAGGTTATTAGTCAAATATCAGAATCAATCCGTGTGGGAATTACGAAAAAGAATCATTTGGACAGCTGGAATTACTTCCAATACGCAACTCGTCCTGTTTATACCACTCCCAATGGAGTGTTTTCAAATCTGCCCCCAGGAGATTATAAAATACTTCTCAGAGGACTGTATCACGCCATTCATTATACAAATACCAATAATCGTTTTGCATCGAATGGATTTACTTCGGCAGTGGTGCCTCCAGGGGTTTATGTTTGGGTATCTATGGAAAGCAGGATGCATCATCAGTCCTCCTACTCTAAAATAATATCTATACAACCTGCTGTTTCTCAGTTACAAGCTGAGGTAGAATCTACCTTCTGTGACCCAAATACCAATACCGGAATAGTCAACGCCACTATAACAAGTCCGCAAGACATTATCCGATATCCGCTTACTTTTGAGCTTCGTAAAAAAGCGGATGCCTCTTTGGTGGCTTCGCACACCTACGATGGCACAAATGCTGAAACTTCGCATACTTTTACCAATGTTGATGAAGGTGTTTATGTAGTTATCATAAAACACGAGTGCGGAAGCAATGAATTTGAAACCGAAGTAAAACTATCTAACTTTAGGCAACCCAGTATATTTTTAAATAGAACTAACGATTGTCCTGGTACGCCAGTTACACTTCGCTTGAGTGCCTCTGAAACCTTATTCGATATTGAATGGTATCGATTGGAAGGAGCAAATCGTATCATTTTAGGCAATGGAAACACCATAACACAATCTCCTACTACCACTACCACCTATTATGCGGAATACGCTCTCAAGCCTGGTATTGGCTGTGCTTCAACGGCTCCAGCTACCGCTCAACGAATCGTCAGGGTAAAAGATGACAATACCCCACCTACGATATTAAATTGTCCATCTGACATTGAGGTTTTTGCTGAGATTGGCAAGTGTACGGCTCAGGTATATTGGACGGAGCCTACGGCTAGTGATGATTGTACTCAGCCGCCTTTGATGACGCAAACCCACCACAGCGGAGATGTCTTCGATATAGGTACGCATACGGTTAACTATGTATTTAAGGACGTAGCTGGAAATACCGCTACTTGTACCTTTAACGTAACGGTCAAAGCCCGAAGTGTGGACTTACAGACCCACTCTCGCTACACTGATGGGGCTGGCAATACCATCACTCAACTAAACATCGGGCAACAGTTTTTCTACGAAATCTCCTACCAAAATGTAGGGCAAGAAAACATACGTAACACCACTTTGAGTGTTACCCTACCCGACCATCCTTTGGTGGAGGTAAGTGGTACTCCCGATATGAGCGATGCCGCTCCTGGAGGGATAGCTCCTACCTATACGGTAGTAGGCAACGTATATACGTTTACCCTTCCTCAGGGGTCATTACTTACTGGAGGAAATCTAAGAGCCATACGCATTGCCTTACAACTAAAAGGCAATTGTACGGATTTGGGTAAACCTTGTGCTAATTATTTGAAATCACAATACCAATTCCAATACGAAGGAGGAAATCAAGATTGTGCCACACCGCCCCAAACCCAAAGTGGCGAAAAAGACATACAAGTGGCCACCGAGAGTTGCATACGCTCAGAGCTTTTCTGCCCTGGCGATACAATGACCCTAACGGCTGCGGAAGGATTTACCACCTATCGTTGGTATAAAGATGGCGTTTTGATTCCTTCGGCAACGACAAACGCCTTAGTGGTAAACACCCCTGGAATATATCGTGTGGAAAAACAAATCGAGTGTCAAGGAGTTACGGTAGTCAGCACAGAAACCATTAACTATGTGGCAACCTCTGGTGTGACCGACCCTTTACGTCCTATTGCCGACGGAGGTGCCATTTGTACCAGCAACGGGCAATGGACCAGTCACTTCATCTTGTGTAATGAGCCACAGCGCCAAATCACCCTAAACTATGTCAATACCCCTAATATCGAGTGGCAAAAACTCAATACCGGTTGTAATAACTTAGGATTTAACTGTCCTAATCCGGATAATGGTTGTTGGACGACTTTCCATAACGGTACTTCCTTTATCGCCGACCAAACGGGAGAATACCGCCTAAAAATATCCACCGCTACTGGATGTGATGCTTTCTTCTATTTCAATGTATATAAAAATAACTTGGAAGGGCAAGTCACTCAATCGGATTACACCGACTATCAACCCGGACACATCAACATCGAAATGGAAACCGTAGGCTTGGAATACACCTATGTGCTTAAAAACACAGCAGGACAAGTCGTTGCTGGTCCCGTTACCAAAACCAATGTATCAGAGAGTTGGAGACACACCTTTGGCAATTTACAAGAAGGCGATTATGTGGTAGAGGTAAGCTCACCACAACTGCCCAACAGCTGTATTTTTACACAAAACGTACGCATCAACAAAGTTACTAAACTCACAATGAAAGCTACTTTCATTGCTTGGACAGGCTGTAATGAAGTGAAAATCCGTTTTGAAGCCCAAGGCGGTAAACAACCTTATAAGTTTGCCATCTGGAGCATTGACGGAGTGGCTCTGTATAATGATTTTGTTAACATTCCAGCTTCGGCTTTCATCGCTACTATTGCTGAAGGAGAAAGCTATGTAGAGGCGCTTATTCCGAATATTACCCAACCAGGACGTTACCTCTTTGTAGTACAAGACCAAGACCAACGCTCGGCACTACAAGCCCAAGATGAAACCATTTTGATAGAACCCGAAGGACTTTATGGTTTCCGATTTGATTTGACACACGTCGCTTGTGGTTCAAATCCTGATTCGGGAGCAGTACAAACCCATTTTGAACGTCAACAAAACCGAACCACCAAGCTCTATCGTATTGATACCAACGCCAATCGAGTGTATATCGATACCAACAGCACTGGAATTTACACCGGATTGATTGCGGGTAACTACGAAATGGAAATTTCTATCGTTATCGGTACTGAAACTTGTATCTACAAAAAACCATTTACCATCAATGAGGCTGAAAATACCCTTAAGGCTTTTGCCGGTGTGGTGGAAGATATCACCTGTGATACCCAAACCCCAGCAGGATACAAGGTATCTATCAATAACGTTAGTGGCGGTACAGGAGGATATCAGTATGACTTTGGTAAGGGCTATTCCACCTCAAACGTAGGTTATGTCAGCGGTTCAACCACCGTTTATGTAAAAGATAGCGCCGGTTGTACGTTGCCTTTGGAGGTAGTAATTATCCCTACCGAAATCCCAGCCGTTAGCTTTACCCCAGTATCTTACAATTGTAACGGATATGGCACTTTTACGGTAACTACTTCGGCAACTACCCCTTTGATGTATCAGTATCAGGTAGATGACCTACCCAAACAAGATGCCCCTGTAATAGGACCTTTAGCCCCAAGAGCCACCCCTTACAACATCACCGTGCACTATACCCCTGCTCCAGGAACAGGAACTACGCCTAATTATCTGTTTAAGGAAGATTTTGGCTCGGGAGATGACCTTTGCGATGGCACTATCCTTTATTTAGGATGCAAAACCAATGAGGCTTTGGAAGACGGGTTCTACACCATTACCCAACAAGTAGCCCCCAATGCCCAATGGGTAAATCCTACCCCTACCGATGCCTCTGGGGTAGCCAATGGCAGGTACTTGGCAGTAATGCAACAAACCACTAACGGAAATTCTGGCATCATATATCACAAAACCATAGGCAATATCGTTGCCAATGAAAACCTATATGTATCGGTAAAACTTCACAACCTACTGGCTACCTCTCTCACCGCAGGAACTCATCCGCATATCGTGCTGGATTTTGTAGCTGCCGACGGAAGCCTTATCGCACGAAGAGACTTGGGCGTTTTGCCTGCCAACGGAAATTGGCAAACCCTATCAGCTACCTTTAATGCTACCGATTTGACAGGGGTAACTCAAGCCTCTTTCCAAATAAGAAACATTAGCCCAGGAGCTACCCTAGGCAATGACCTTGCCTTAGACGATATCGTCATTTGGCAAAATACCAAGTATTGTAAAGCACAGGTTTCAAAACCCGTTATCATTGAAGCAGGAAAAGAAATGGCTACACAACTGCTAAGTACCCTAGGGGTACGCTGCGTAGGAGATGCCAATGGCTCACTACAAGGAAAAATCACCGCAGGAACCCTACCTACTTCCGTTGAATATTCCATCGATAACCAAAATACTTGGACAACCATAGCCGTAGCCCCCGATGGCACCTTCTCCGTGAGCGGACTACAAGCCGTAAACGGAGCCCTACTCTACGTTCGTGACCCTAATGACACGGCTTGTGTCAGCGCTTTCAACTATAGCATTAGCGCTCCACAAACCATGAGCATCACCACACAAATCATTAAAAAAATCGACTGCCAAGCCGCTCCCCATAATGGTGCAACGGTAAAAGCTACCGCCAGCGGAGGAACTAAACCATACCTAAATTATCAGTACAAACTCAGCTCGGCTACCAGTTGGACCTCCGTAGTCCCTACCCAAAATGAAGCCCTTTTAACGCATTTGACCGCAGGAGATTATCACATTTTAGTAACCGATCAAAACGGATGTACTCAAAGTGCAACCTTTACCATTGAAGACAAACGTCAGGTCGTTTTCGATGCCATAGAAACGTACTGCTACCAAGGCGGAAACTCCGCTAAGATTGCCATACAAGTACAAGACGGAAATAGTACTCAGTACCAATACAGCAGCGATGGCGGAACAAGTTGGACTGACTTTACCCAAGCCACTTACGAGTTTACCCACCTAAGTGCTGGAACTTATGATATTTGGGTGAGAGACCAGCTAGGTTGTAGCTCCAATACCACCGTGGTAATAGCTCCACAATTGCAAATGGAAGTACGTCAAACCCAAGATTTGGATTGTCGAGGAAATGATGCCATCTTTGAACTAAGTGCCCTAGGCGGAAAAGGAACCAAAACCTTCTCGGTAAGCACCGATAACGGAAATACATTTACAATCATTCCTGCCCTTACTGCTACAACGGCTCGATACACAACAAATACTTCGGGCAATTTTATCTTCAAAGTACAAGACGAAATTCGTCCCGACGGATTTACCCGTTGTCAAGCCTTAAGCAAAACGTATAAGGTCAGCAATGAGCCTCCTCGTTGGAAACCCGAATTTACCATCGGTAAAAAAGATGTCGCTTGTGCTGGTGAGGCTACTGGGCAAATCCTAGCTTCTATAAATGATATCGACCCCAATTCCGGACAAGCTCCATACACCATCAACGTCTATGAAGATGACGGTACAGGCAACCCAATAAGAGCTACTCAATACGGCTTGTTCAACCTACAAGCTAAAAAATATGTGGTTATTATTGAAGATGCCAAAGGATGTGAATCTGTCCCTACCCCTATTGAAATTGGGCAAACCCCAGCGCTAAACCTTAACATAACTCCTACGCAAATTACTTGT
This genomic window from Capnocytophaga canimorsus contains:
- a CDS encoding transposase, with amino-acid sequence MRTLAYLFIPLKIILADGGYRGEIIEQVKNKFGYIIEVVMRNDQRKKDFHPISKRWVIERTFAWLDNDRRLCRNYELLLENSENMVKLSAIKFYSKKFKQAFIKSKIFNMNS
- a CDS encoding transposase yields the protein MNFNERKRKHDLRTIWNAIMYLVKTGCQWRMLSGDFPKWQLVYYYYSKWANAEDFDLLLSKLREEVRTKRNQNKVPSLGMVDSQSVKWGNNRSLKGFEGNKKVKGIKRHIVVDKNGFLLAVISNSHSSQYSRW
- a CDS encoding IS1/IS1595 family N-terminal zinc-binding domain-containing protein; translated protein: MDCPICKSKNKIKNGIIKGVQRYKCKDCGRNYTVAP
- a CDS encoding IS5 family transposase produces the protein MAENVVDKEARWLKKGTKTYFGYKKQIAVDSNGLVLAVHTTPANKHDSKGLIPLLEKLDNERIKKGVFTDKGYASKANREYLKERKSKDRIQHKAQRNKPLSKWERVFNKLISKTRWVVERTFGSQKRWFGVGQTRLKGLDKVHTQHILEAIAYNLKRSPKMQILPAF
- a CDS encoding lytic transglycosylase domain-containing protein, which produces MKNTTKNILSGLGVFFLGGLLINASASYDSDNEKDNEIRPVKGYNVYAVDLPTEVDFAGEKAPLHIPDVRERLDRELLVNTYWQSNGLLFIKRANRYFPVIERILKENGVPDDFKYLALIESGLQDVVSPAGASGFWQFMKAAAKENGLEITDQVDERYHLEKATKAACDYLKKSKKSMGSWTLAAAAYNAGNTGVYNQLTAQKVTDYYDLWLNSETSRYVFRILAIKEIMKNPTQYGFNFESKDLYLEIPTYQVEVKESIDDLALFAQKYGVNFKELKLHNSWLRSNKLTVTAGKSYVIKIPKK
- a CDS encoding alpha/beta fold hydrolase, whose protein sequence is MNPEPIHIYMMPGMAASPKIFEFLEFPSYCQIHLLDWILPLKEESLADYALRLSKNIKHESPVLIGVSFGGIIVQEIAKIRPYRKIIIISSVKTQHELPKKMLLARYTKIHKLLPLSLVDTMEYWKRFSFSGSITKRIELYEKYIGMRSPFYLEWSIDKIVNWQQENPLPRTIHIHGSKDVVFPIKYISNAITIEKGTHIMIINRYKWFNEHWEKLLKYEEID
- a CDS encoding GNAT family N-acetyltransferase; this encodes MITLKNNEFLRQFQAQINEEVAFIEYAIQEKKIFLTKMHIPEKAAKTFEEAFIKSVLEEANNRRLKVVPTCPPIVSFFRKNKEYKDLLPVGIRI